The sequence TAGAATCGGAGGAATACAATATGGGGCAATTGAAATCGGAAAGAGAAAATGCACTGTTAGAAAACAGAAACGCTAACAAAAATGCTCAATCCATTAATGCCTCCGCAGACAACATCCCCAACAAATCCAAAAATCCAGCAGACAGTTCGGCCAAAAGCAAAACTAAAGCCTTACCCAGGGAAGTGGCAGAATTCAATAAAAAGCAAGCCAAAAAGAATAAGCCAGTGGTAACCGGAAGAACCGGACAGTAGGCGCGATTTATTTAATTTTATTGATTTTAATATTCAATGGAGCCAATAACTGATTGATTGTCTTCATGATTCCCATACTTTTTTGGACTGGCTTGGCATAAGCACAAGGCAAGGCCCTGTAAAAATCCCAACCATTGGCTTTTACTATTTCCGTATAATGATGCAAAAGCAATTGCAAGACCGGGAGCGTAGAAAGCATATGCCGATTCTGATGTCTGGACAATTGTTCTGGTTTGGCAAAATCGTATCCACTAATATGAAGGAATAGCAAAGGATATTCATCATTTATCCAGTAACGGCCATCCTTTTCAGTAAGTTTTCTTTCGTGTAAATTCCAATACGCAACATTGAGGCCCGGGTCATTTGCCAAGTAAACTCCTTCAAAAAATAAAGGGACCCAGTTCAACCAGTTTTGGTCTACCCCCATTCCCTCTTCAAAGTTATAATGACATTCTGTTTGCATATGCCCTGACCACCAGGCCAGAAAACGATGTGTTTCAGCACTATTGCTGAAACCAATAAAACCGGCATTGTATAAACCAGAGCGCAAAATATCCCTTTCCCTGGGCAGCAAATGATCATTGGGAAGAGGAGAAGTATAATGGGGAGTAATTACGATATTATTTTGAATTAAATAAGATTCAACTATAGATAAATTATTGTAAATGAATGTATCAGAATCTATATATAGTAGCATATCTGGCGCGAATTCCCTGAACAAATATTGAGCGGCAAAAGACTTTACCGCACAATTCAACTCTATTACTGTATATCGTTGTGTAAATTCAACAAAATCAGGTATGCTTAATTCACTGATTTCTATAATATTGTAAGGCTTAAATGAATTTAAATCAAATCTTCCGTCTACCCTATCAACTAAAACAATATAGAGACTATATTCAGGATGTTGGGCAATAAACGAATCCGCCATTGTTTTGCAATGCGCCAAATGATTGGCCGAACAAACCGTATAAACTATCTTCTTCATGATTTACGCATTGGGCTTTTTAACTGCCAGTACAATCGTATTTAAATAAAACCTATCTGATTTTGGCCAGAAAGGTTCAAACAATCGGAATCCTCCATTCAATAATGGAATACCAATTTGGCGGACAATCTTTTTAAACCAATTGTATTTTCCTAGAAAAGGAATGTTGTGCATCCAGTGATCATGAATATACAAGACAAACAACTGAAATAAAGCCAGTGCAAAGTGTCCGTTCTTATCTATCACCTGTATCTCATATCCATTTTGCTCCAGCATATCTTTCAATGCAAACTGTGTATAGCGCGCATAATCAACAGGCATTTCATGTTCTTCCCATGCAAATGGACAGGTAATTAGCAATTGACCTCCCGGTTTGGTTACCCTGCTGATTTCAGGCAAAATCTGCGACAATCCAAAAACATGTTCAAATACTTCGCTCGAAAAAACAGCATCAAAACTTGCATCGGCAAACGGAATATGCTTGCCATCATAAAAAACATCCACATTTTCATTTTGATGATCATGCCCCTCCCCCTGATAGTCGAGACCCGTATAGGAAGAAACTTGTGTAAAAAGGGATTGATAAGGCTTCTCACCGCAACCAAAGTCGAGTAGTTTACCCTTGAGTTGTGGTGCATAAAAACTAATTTTACGGAACAGACCCTTTCTAATAAAATAAAGAGGATGTTTGATGGAGGGATTGAAGTTTTTAGGCACCATATTGTGAACGCAAATATTGCAGGCAAGATACGGAATATGACAATTAGGTATGATTATCAGATTTTTTGCGAACAGCCATATGGCGGTATCTCGCGTTATTTTTATGAATTGATTCAGCGACTGCAACAAAAACCAGGTGTGCATATTCAGCTGGATATCTTATCGGCAGACAATATTTTTCTGGAACAACTAAGAGGAAAAACAGCCTGGAATGAAGTTCATTTTAAAGGAAAGAAAGACTTAAACCGACTCCTGTCAAATGCATATGATAGTTTTGCCTCGAGAATGCAGCCCTTTGACATTTTTCACCCTACTTACTACAATAAATCTTCTTTGTCAAGGTCGGCGGGAAAACCCATGGTTATAACCATTCACGATATGATTGACGAGCGATTTCACAAGGAGAAGAAAGAATTTGAGCATATCCTTTCTGTAAGAGCCAAACATATTCAGCAGGCTTCCAAAATCATAGCTGTTTCCCAGAATACAAGAAAGGATTTGATTGAGTTATGTGGCGTGGCTCCTGAAAAAATTGAAACAATTTACCACGGAAACAGCTTCGAAAAAAATATTAATCGGTATAGTCTTTCCCGTTTAATTCAAACAGACTACATTTTATATACGGGAAAAAGATTTGCCTATAAAAACTTTAACCGGTTTGTTGAGAGTATGGTACCGGTTTTAAAAGAGCGTTCATCTTTGCAACTGGTTTGTGCCGGAGGAGGTCCTTTCAAAGGGTCAGAAATGAATATGCTAAAACAATGGGGTATTCAACAGCAGGTGGTGTATCAACCGATCCAAACTGATGAAGTACTGGCTGCCTTATATAATCACGCTATTGCATTGGTGTATCCAAGTTTATATGAGGGATTTGGATTGCCGATAATTGAGGCTTTTGCCTGTAGCTGTCCGGTGATTACATCGGTAGGATCCAGTACCGGAGAGATTGCAGGCGATGCGGCAGTTTTAATTGACCCGAACAATTCAAATGACATAACAGAAAAAATTTGGGAGGTGATGAATAATAGTACCTTGCAGACTGAAATGATTCAGAAAGGTTTGGTAAGAGCCACCCATTTTAATTGGGATAAAACAGCACAGCTAACCTTTGAATTGTACCAGTCACTGGTAAAAGCATAAACAGGCTTTTAAGCGATATATATGAAGATTAAACCCATCAAAGCACTTAAAGTTTTATTTGGACAGGACGAAAAAGGGCAGCAACTACCTCCTGATTTTGAACAGATCCATAGTACCATTATTGAAAAAGTAAGACCCTATACTATGACGAGTCCGGAACGACTCTATGGTTTAATTGAGAGCGTTCAATACGTTGTAAAAAACAATATTGAAGGAGCAATGGTGGAGTGTGGTGTCTGGAAAGGTGGCTCAATGATGGCCATTGCTGAAACCTTATTGGCATTGGGTGTGAGCGATCGGGAATTGTTTTTGTATGACACTTTTGAAGGCATGACTGCTCCTACAGAAGAAGACATAGATCAGCTAAACAGAGACGCAGCAAGCCAATTAAAACAAGATGCTTCCAAAAAAGCAGAAAGTGTGGTTTGGGCTTATTCCGGTTTAGAGGAAGTGAAACAAAATATTGCACGCACGGGATACCCTTCCGAAAAAATACATTTTATTCAGGGAGATATTTTGAAAACCATACCAACACAAATGCCTGGCCAAACAGCTCTGCTGAGACTAGATACAGACTGGTACGAGTCTACCAAACATGAAATGGAACATTTGTATCCTCTGCTGGTTTCAAAAGGCATTTTAATCATAGATGATTATGGTTTCTGGAAGGGTTCCAAAAAAGCGGTGGATGAATATCTGCAACAACACCAGGTTCCACTGATG is a genomic window of Sediminibacterium sp. TEGAF015 containing:
- a CDS encoding class I SAM-dependent methyltransferase is translated as MVPKNFNPSIKHPLYFIRKGLFRKISFYAPQLKGKLLDFGCGEKPYQSLFTQVSSYTGLDYQGEGHDHQNENVDVFYDGKHIPFADASFDAVFSSEVFEHVFGLSQILPEISRVTKPGGQLLITCPFAWEEHEMPVDYARYTQFALKDMLEQNGYEIQVIDKNGHFALALFQLFVLYIHDHWMHNIPFLGKYNWFKKIVRQIGIPLLNGGFRLFEPFWPKSDRFYLNTIVLAVKKPNA
- a CDS encoding glycosyltransferase family 4 protein: MTIRYDYQIFCEQPYGGISRYFYELIQRLQQKPGVHIQLDILSADNIFLEQLRGKTAWNEVHFKGKKDLNRLLSNAYDSFASRMQPFDIFHPTYYNKSSLSRSAGKPMVITIHDMIDERFHKEKKEFEHILSVRAKHIQQASKIIAVSQNTRKDLIELCGVAPEKIETIYHGNSFEKNINRYSLSRLIQTDYILYTGKRFAYKNFNRFVESMVPVLKERSSLQLVCAGGGPFKGSEMNMLKQWGIQQQVVYQPIQTDEVLAALYNHAIALVYPSLYEGFGLPIIEAFACSCPVITSVGSSTGEIAGDAAVLIDPNNSNDITEKIWEVMNNSTLQTEMIQKGLVRATHFNWDKTAQLTFELYQSLVKA
- a CDS encoding TylF/MycF family methyltransferase, which encodes MKIKPIKALKVLFGQDEKGQQLPPDFEQIHSTIIEKVRPYTMTSPERLYGLIESVQYVVKNNIEGAMVECGVWKGGSMMAIAETLLALGVSDRELFLYDTFEGMTAPTEEDIDQLNRDAASQLKQDASKKAESVVWAYSGLEEVKQNIARTGYPSEKIHFIQGDILKTIPTQMPGQTALLRLDTDWYESTKHEMEHLYPLLVSKGILIIDDYGFWKGSKKAVDEYLQQHQVPLMLHRMDETGRSAVKP